The Seleniivibrio woodruffii genome window below encodes:
- a CDS encoding cupin domain-containing protein has product MIIRVSELQAQEMEKPRGGKGTAIRLAYEAACGFKGEVTNFAMMSLQPNSAIGMHQHQGDMEIYLMLDGNAKTIDNDVEAVLNAGDMLVTKDGEQHCLVNEGDTPITFLAMIIKH; this is encoded by the coding sequence ATGATAATAAGAGTCAGCGAGCTTCAGGCTCAGGAGATGGAGAAACCCAGAGGCGGCAAAGGCACTGCCATCAGACTTGCGTATGAAGCGGCCTGCGGTTTCAAAGGCGAAGTCACCAACTTTGCCATGATGTCCCTTCAGCCCAACAGCGCAATCGGCATGCATCAGCATCAGGGCGACATGGAGATCTACCTTATGCTGGACGGCAACGCAAAGACCATCGACAACGATGTGGAAGCGGTTCTGAACGCAGGCGACATGCTGGTGACAAAAGACGGCGAACAGCATTGCCTTGTGAATGAAGGCGACACGCCCATCACATTCCTTGCAATGATAATTAAGCATTAA
- the folE2 gene encoding GTP cyclohydrolase FolE2, with protein MKDIQNLRDNRNLDVDRVGIKDLQYPVILSDRNKGKQNTIARINMYVRLPHDFKGTHMSRFVEILSRHSDDINLYSVGHILDEMKERLDSEEAFIELAFNYFVRKKAPVSGQEAMMDYYCEYFGSSGPKGRDAVMSVRVPVMTLCPCSKEISQYGAHNQRGYVTISVRMKKLMWIEEIIEIAETSASSPVYPLLKREDEKYVTEHSYENPTFVEDVVRNAATKLMADERVVWFEVSSENMESIHNHSAYAVITRDKRTQS; from the coding sequence TTGAAAGATATACAGAATCTCAGGGACAACAGAAACCTTGATGTCGACCGTGTCGGCATCAAGGATCTGCAATATCCCGTTATTCTTTCCGACCGCAACAAGGGCAAACAGAACACTATCGCCCGCATCAACATGTATGTGCGCCTGCCCCACGATTTCAAAGGCACCCATATGTCAAGGTTCGTTGAGATACTCAGCCGTCACTCCGATGATATAAATCTCTACTCTGTCGGGCATATTCTGGACGAAATGAAAGAGCGTCTGGACAGCGAAGAGGCGTTCATAGAGCTGGCTTTCAACTATTTCGTGCGCAAAAAAGCTCCAGTTTCCGGACAGGAAGCTATGATGGACTACTACTGCGAATATTTCGGTTCGTCAGGCCCGAAAGGGCGTGATGCCGTCATGAGTGTCCGTGTGCCCGTTATGACCCTGTGCCCCTGCTCGAAAGAGATAAGCCAATATGGTGCGCATAACCAGAGAGGCTATGTGACCATTTCCGTCCGCATGAAAAAACTTATGTGGATAGAGGAGATAATAGAGATTGCCGAGACTTCGGCATCCTCGCCTGTTTACCCTCTGCTGAAACGTGAGGACGAAAAATACGTCACCGAGCATTCATACGAAAACCCTACCTTTGTGGAGGACGTAGTTCGAAATGCCGCCACAAAGCTGATGGCAGATGAGCGTGTGGTCTGGTTCGAGGTTTCCAGTGAAAACATGGAGAGCATCCACAACCACTCAGCCTATGCCGTTATAACACGGGATAAGCGGACTCAGTCCTGA
- a CDS encoding hydrogenase maturation nickel metallochaperone HypA — protein sequence MHEVGVATSLIELVIETAKANDAKIVRSVTAKIGRLSAVDGEALKFAYEAIKEDYPILAESTLIIDNVPVTGKCESCGETDTYEEMFFSCSKCGSFSVKLLTGEELTVSEIEVD from the coding sequence ATGCACGAAGTAGGTGTTGCCACCAGTCTTATCGAACTGGTGATAGAGACCGCAAAGGCCAACGATGCCAAGATTGTGCGCAGTGTCACGGCAAAAATAGGGAGACTCTCCGCCGTTGACGGCGAGGCACTGAAATTCGCCTATGAGGCCATCAAAGAGGACTACCCAATTCTGGCGGAGTCAACACTCATAATCGACAATGTTCCCGTTACGGGGAAATGTGAATCCTGCGGCGAAACCGACACCTATGAGGAGATGTTCTTCTCCTGTTCAAAGTGCGGTTCATTCAGCGTTAAGCTCCTTACAGGCGAAGAACTTACGGTTTCAGAAATAGAGGTGGACTGA
- the coaE gene encoding dephospho-CoA kinase (Dephospho-CoA kinase (CoaE) performs the final step in coenzyme A biosynthesis.), with translation MYLGLTGNIASGKSTAAMFFEKHGCYCIDTDEISRIVMRPGEAAYEGVVQAFGNDVVSEDGTLDRAKIRGIVFNDPEKRKVLEGIVQPAILKYESKAVGAIKGKDDKAVIITQAALTVESGSYKRFDGLIVVYTDPQVQLERVVKRDRISEEDARKIIDAQMPIEEKLKYANFIINNSGDHDRLEREVRRVIELIKLFGKCKKMSSKK, from the coding sequence ATGTATCTGGGGCTCACAGGCAACATCGCAAGCGGAAAGAGTACGGCGGCCATGTTCTTTGAAAAGCACGGCTGTTACTGCATAGATACGGACGAGATAAGCCGAATAGTCATGCGGCCGGGTGAAGCCGCCTATGAAGGCGTGGTTCAGGCTTTCGGAAACGATGTTGTTTCGGAGGACGGAACTCTTGACAGAGCGAAGATTAGGGGTATTGTGTTCAACGATCCCGAAAAGCGGAAGGTTCTGGAGGGGATAGTTCAGCCTGCGATACTGAAATATGAATCCAAGGCTGTAGGAGCCATAAAGGGCAAGGACGACAAGGCCGTCATAATCACTCAGGCGGCACTGACTGTGGAATCCGGAAGCTATAAGAGGTTTGACGGGCTTATAGTGGTTTATACCGATCCGCAGGTTCAGCTTGAGCGGGTTGTTAAGCGGGACAGGATATCCGAAGAGGATGCCCGCAAGATAATCGATGCCCAGATGCCCATTGAAGAGAAGCTGAAATACGCAAACTTTATTATAAATAATTCCGGCGACCACGACAGGCTTGAGCGTGAGGTTCGGCGGGTGATTGAGCTGATAAAACTTTTCGGCAAATGTAAAAAGATGTCGTCAAAAAAGTGA
- a CDS encoding tetratricopeptide repeat protein, translating to MYTLGLSVAISTVLSLILYFLTYSIFWPIFLFLVSVLGINFLVGKKFMTKLTDHFKLVEKDLTAGRSEKAIERLKEAYPFGKWQFFVKEQIDAQIGIILYTAQKFDEAEAYLKNGFSRNWMSMAMLAALRFKAGEFDKCYTIMDKAIKGSPKQGFLYSLYAFFLLENGNVDKAVVILSKGADKNPLDDKLQSAMEAVKNGKKLKMQNYGNLWLQMHLGAKLPQGAKPYQQFLANQRMGKRR from the coding sequence ATGTACACACTTGGCTTGTCGGTTGCGATATCAACTGTTCTTTCGCTCATCCTTTACTTCCTTACATACAGCATATTCTGGCCGATATTCTTGTTCCTTGTCAGCGTATTGGGTATCAACTTCCTTGTGGGCAAAAAGTTTATGACCAAGCTCACAGACCATTTCAAACTGGTTGAAAAAGACCTTACCGCAGGACGTTCCGAAAAGGCGATCGAAAGGCTGAAAGAGGCATATCCCTTCGGTAAATGGCAGTTTTTCGTTAAAGAACAGATAGATGCCCAGATAGGTATCATACTGTACACAGCTCAGAAGTTTGATGAGGCCGAAGCGTATCTGAAAAACGGTTTTTCCAGAAACTGGATGTCAATGGCTATGCTGGCGGCTCTCAGGTTTAAAGCGGGCGAGTTCGACAAATGCTACACCATCATGGATAAAGCTATCAAAGGCTCTCCTAAACAGGGCTTTTTATACAGCCTTTACGCATTCTTCCTTCTGGAGAACGGCAACGTTGACAAAGCGGTTGTCATCCTTTCCAAAGGTGCGGACAAAAACCCTCTGGACGATAAACTCCAGTCGGCAATGGAAGCCGTTAAAAACGGCAAGAAGCTGAAAATGCAGAACTACGGAAACCTGTGGCTCCAGATGCATCTGGGCGCAAAACTTCCTCAGGGCGCAAAACCCTATCAGCAGTTCCTTGCAAATCAGCGTATGGGTAAAAGAAGGTAA
- a CDS encoding ribonuclease HII — MLTVGIDEVGRGCLAGPVVAACVILPEDFSDERLIDSKKIPEKRRKLLDGVIRQNALAIGIGIVENTVIDEINIVNATKRAMMDALGQITIEYHKIIVDAVELKDVKVPLEHPFKAEDKFQCVAAASIVAKVFRDALMTKMHIQYPDYDWYSNKGYGAPKHLEGIRKHGLTPLHRLTFCGNFI, encoded by the coding sequence ATGCTCACTGTCGGAATAGACGAGGTGGGCAGGGGATGTCTGGCGGGGCCTGTGGTTGCCGCCTGCGTCATTCTGCCTGAGGATTTTTCCGATGAACGCCTCATCGACTCGAAAAAAATTCCCGAAAAGCGCAGAAAGCTTCTGGACGGGGTTATCCGTCAGAACGCCCTTGCCATAGGCATCGGCATTGTGGAGAACACCGTCATTGACGAAATAAACATTGTCAACGCCACCAAGCGTGCCATGATGGACGCTCTGGGTCAGATAACCATAGAATATCATAAGATAATCGTGGACGCTGTTGAGCTGAAAGACGTTAAAGTGCCACTGGAACACCCGTTCAAAGCAGAGGATAAGTTTCAGTGCGTTGCCGCCGCCTCTATTGTTGCGAAGGTCTTTCGGGATGCGCTGATGACGAAGATGCACATTCAGTATCCCGACTACGACTGGTATTCCAACAAAGGCTACGGCGCACCCAAACACCTTGAAGGCATACGGAAACACGGGCTGACGCCTCTGCACCGTCTGACATTCTGCGGGAACTTCATCTGA
- a CDS encoding fumarylacetoacetate hydrolase family protein produces MRFCRFLDGLAEKKGIVDGDVIREIEGSFFGEYVVTDRVRDFASAKLLPPVNPSKFVCVARNYSEHAKELGNEVPEVPMIFLKPSTAVCGHGDEVIFPRTSQHVDFEGELAVVIGQKCRKVKREHAERYIFGYTCINDYTARDLQKIDNKFARAKGFDTFAPIGPVIQTDFDWRTARIKTFVNGELKQDGTTDLMINDVPALIEFMSEIMTLLPGDVIATGTPAGIGRVQVGDTVDVEIEGIGRLSNVIAADGK; encoded by the coding sequence ATGAGATTTTGCAGATTTCTGGACGGGCTGGCTGAGAAAAAAGGTATTGTTGACGGAGACGTTATCCGTGAGATAGAGGGTTCTTTCTTCGGAGAATACGTTGTGACGGACAGAGTGCGTGATTTTGCATCGGCAAAACTCCTGCCTCCGGTCAATCCTTCAAAATTCGTCTGTGTTGCCAGAAACTATTCCGAACACGCAAAGGAACTGGGCAACGAGGTTCCCGAAGTGCCCATGATATTTCTGAAACCTTCAACAGCCGTATGCGGTCACGGGGACGAGGTTATTTTTCCCCGAACCAGCCAGCATGTGGATTTTGAAGGCGAACTGGCTGTGGTCATAGGACAGAAATGCAGAAAGGTGAAGCGTGAGCACGCCGAAAGATATATATTCGGCTACACCTGCATAAACGACTACACGGCAAGAGACCTTCAGAAGATAGATAATAAATTTGCCAGAGCCAAGGGTTTCGACACCTTCGCCCCCATAGGGCCGGTCATTCAGACGGACTTCGACTGGCGCACGGCAAGGATAAAAACATTCGTTAACGGCGAGCTGAAACAGGACGGCACAACCGACCTTATGATAAACGACGTTCCCGCTCTGATAGAGTTCATGAGCGAGATAATGACCCTTCTGCCGGGCGATGTCATTGCCACCGGAACTCCGGCGGGCATAGGGCGTGTGCAGGTGGGCGACACTGTCGATGTTGAGATAGAAGGCATCGGCAGACTGTCAAACGTTATAGCAGCCGATGGAAAATAG
- a CDS encoding YkgJ family cysteine cluster protein, whose amino-acid sequence MENRVDCLLCGTCCTAFDIKEIDKKAGERCRFLSPENLCTIYEKRPWGCKGYKPDELCVLVSTLKDEEKVKVFRNIYEV is encoded by the coding sequence ATGGAAAATAGAGTGGACTGTCTGCTGTGCGGCACCTGCTGCACCGCTTTCGACATTAAAGAGATAGACAAAAAGGCCGGAGAGCGATGCAGATTTCTCTCACCGGAAAATCTCTGCACAATATACGAGAAACGTCCGTGGGGCTGTAAGGGCTATAAGCCGGACGAGCTCTGTGTCCTCGTCAGCACTCTGAAAGACGAGGAGAAGGTCAAAGTTTTCAGAAACATATACGAGGTTTAG
- a CDS encoding NAD(P)/FAD-dependent oxidoreductase, producing the protein MKVAIVGAGSAGMTAAYNFLKHKDIQADIYEKGKDIETRTRNEVMEGFGGAGAYSDGKLTLTTEYGGWLTDYMPEDELEKLIDEADDMWKNLSEVLETESGFNYETTKDLEYQCSRHKLKLIPAKIRHMGTDNCLLFVKRISAMIKQSDNIKLHCESPVTDLIVEGGEVKGIVVLENGEEVKKYYDKVILGVGRSGNGWMQDIVRKYGIENGINPVDIGIRVEVPRSVTDSFTDNLYEFKIKYYTSEFEDEVRTFCVNPGGFISVEKNTGGLLTVNGHSYKNKKSDNTNFALLVSTKFTEPFDEPVQYGRYIANLANLLSGNNVIVQRYGDFIRGRRSTESRIRKNFVVPTLKTALPGDLSFVLPYRYLHNLKETIEQLDKVMPGMADPNTLMYGVEVKFYSVRIKIDSKMRCASLDNLYCTGDGAGITRGIIQASVSGLVAAKDIIENK; encoded by the coding sequence ATGAAAGTTGCTATCGTGGGGGCAGGCAGTGCGGGAATGACCGCAGCCTATAATTTCCTGAAACACAAAGACATTCAGGCAGACATCTATGAAAAGGGAAAAGATATAGAGACCAGAACCAGAAACGAGGTCATGGAGGGTTTCGGCGGAGCGGGAGCCTATTCCGACGGTAAGCTGACCCTGACAACGGAATACGGCGGCTGGCTCACAGATTATATGCCCGAAGATGAGCTTGAAAAGCTGATAGACGAAGCTGACGACATGTGGAAGAACCTCAGCGAGGTTCTGGAGACCGAGTCAGGCTTCAACTACGAAACCACAAAAGACCTTGAATATCAGTGCAGCAGACACAAGCTGAAACTTATTCCCGCAAAGATACGCCATATGGGAACAGACAACTGCCTGCTCTTCGTCAAGCGCATCTCGGCAATGATAAAGCAATCGGACAATATAAAACTCCACTGCGAATCACCCGTAACAGATCTTATCGTCGAAGGCGGCGAGGTTAAGGGTATCGTTGTGCTTGAGAACGGCGAAGAGGTTAAAAAATACTACGACAAGGTCATCCTCGGTGTAGGCCGTTCAGGCAACGGCTGGATGCAGGATATCGTCCGCAAATACGGAATCGAGAACGGAATCAACCCAGTTGACATAGGTATCCGTGTGGAGGTTCCCCGCTCGGTGACCGACAGCTTCACCGACAACCTCTATGAATTTAAAATAAAATACTACACCAGCGAGTTCGAAGACGAAGTGCGCACCTTCTGCGTGAACCCCGGCGGCTTCATCTCCGTTGAGAAGAACACAGGCGGCCTGCTCACTGTTAACGGTCACAGCTACAAAAACAAAAAGAGCGACAACACCAACTTCGCCCTTCTGGTATCAACAAAGTTCACCGAGCCTTTTGACGAGCCTGTACAGTACGGACGCTACATAGCCAACCTTGCAAACCTGCTGAGCGGCAACAACGTTATCGTTCAGCGATACGGCGACTTCATCAGAGGCAGACGCTCAACAGAGAGCCGCATCCGCAAGAACTTCGTCGTGCCCACTCTGAAAACCGCCCTGCCCGGCGACCTGTCGTTCGTTCTGCCCTACAGATATCTCCACAACCTTAAGGAGACCATCGAACAATTGGACAAGGTCATGCCCGGAATGGCAGACCCCAACACCCTTATGTACGGAGTTGAGGTGAAATTCTATTCCGTCAGAATAAAGATCGACTCCAAAATGAGATGCGCCAGCCTCGACAACCTCTACTGTACAGGGGACGGAGCTGGGATCACCAGAGGCATAATTCAGGCTTCGGTATCCGGTCTGGTTGCGGCAAAAGATATAATTGAGAACAAATAA
- a CDS encoding LysE family transporter, with amino-acid sequence MPSAVLLSFLLYVAISTFTPGPNNLISMNTARMHGFSVTFRLIAGISSGFFTVIVLSALLSAGMMGASENYLVFMKYTGAAYIVWLAWIVFKEKPEESLPRRKAPTFLTGFLLQFMNVKGLLYGLTVVSGFILPYYDSAVSIILFALLLAFISAMSTFSWGLAGSFFKRFLNKHYKIANAVMAILLLECAFSLLFTKF; translated from the coding sequence ATGCCGTCAGCAGTTCTGCTCTCTTTTCTGCTCTACGTTGCCATAAGCACCTTCACACCGGGGCCAAATAATCTTATTTCCATGAACACCGCCAGAATGCACGGTTTTTCCGTCACTTTCAGGCTAATAGCGGGAATATCGTCAGGATTTTTTACTGTGATAGTCCTCAGTGCACTGCTAAGTGCGGGGATGATGGGTGCCAGCGAAAACTACCTTGTTTTTATGAAATACACAGGTGCGGCATATATCGTCTGGCTGGCGTGGATAGTTTTCAAAGAAAAACCTGAAGAATCACTCCCCAGAAGAAAGGCTCCGACTTTCCTGACCGGATTTCTGCTCCAGTTCATGAACGTTAAGGGACTTCTGTACGGTCTCACGGTGGTTTCAGGCTTTATTCTGCCCTACTATGACTCTGCGGTATCGATAATTCTGTTCGCTCTGCTTCTGGCATTTATCAGCGCAATGAGCACCTTTTCATGGGGGCTTGCCGGAAGTTTCTTCAAAAGATTTCTTAATAAGCACTATAAGATAGCTAATGCCGTAATGGCGATTTTACTGCTTGAGTGCGCTTTCAGCCTTCTTTTCACAAAGTTCTGA
- a CDS encoding CCA tRNA nucleotidyltransferase → MEIPFYSQLRALSKQCGFQAYLVGGCVRDILLKRDVGDVDLVCFSHDYKEYAQAVRVILPSAWVEFKDNIRLVCPDTELDISKPRGETIQEDLRMRDFTINSLAMDFDGNITGDSADVFAGVIRHVADHTFSDDPLRMLRAFRFQAQLGFGIAEETMCKIAAEKDMIDRPASERILQELGKLFNGRYAGVAVISMNDSGLFGKIFRGAKLSAVVVEAAKMSFGAEFFLGALLFDQPETEQTIKGLGLSLKSSKTIFRTAELAAKLRENSRTCDIFALRKLIYEYPDEVKDSLLIFGIASAGECAEVWDTESYVHRVMIEMGHVDFETPMKISGGFLMSMGIPAGKLMGEIIGDVRPKLAAKEILSLEEAEKYIREKYL, encoded by the coding sequence ATGGAAATACCTTTTTATTCACAGCTTAGGGCACTGTCCAAACAGTGCGGTTTTCAGGCATATCTTGTGGGTGGGTGTGTTCGGGATATCCTTCTGAAAAGGGATGTCGGCGATGTTGATCTGGTCTGTTTTTCCCATGACTATAAGGAATATGCGCAGGCTGTCCGTGTTATTCTGCCTTCGGCATGGGTGGAGTTTAAGGACAATATCCGCCTTGTCTGCCCCGACACAGAGCTTGATATTTCAAAACCCAGAGGCGAAACCATTCAGGAGGATCTGCGGATGCGTGACTTCACCATCAACAGCCTTGCGATGGATTTCGACGGTAATATAACAGGCGACAGCGCAGATGTCTTTGCGGGAGTCATCCGCCATGTTGCAGATCACACCTTTTCGGACGATCCACTGCGGATGCTGAGGGCGTTCCGCTTTCAGGCACAGCTGGGGTTCGGTATAGCCGAAGAGACCATGTGCAAGATAGCCGCTGAAAAAGATATGATAGACCGTCCCGCCTCCGAGCGTATTCTGCAGGAGCTGGGAAAGCTGTTTAACGGCAGATATGCGGGTGTTGCAGTAATCTCTATGAACGACAGCGGGCTTTTCGGAAAAATATTCAGAGGCGCAAAGCTCTCCGCAGTGGTTGTTGAAGCGGCCAAGATGTCCTTCGGGGCGGAATTTTTCCTTGGGGCACTGCTTTTTGATCAGCCGGAGACAGAACAGACCATAAAAGGGCTGGGGCTTTCGCTTAAATCATCGAAAACCATTTTCCGCACGGCGGAACTGGCGGCGAAACTGCGGGAGAACAGCAGAACATGCGATATTTTTGCCCTGAGAAAGCTGATATACGAATATCCGGACGAGGTTAAGGATTCTCTGCTGATCTTCGGCATAGCCTCCGCAGGGGAGTGTGCCGAGGTATGGGACACCGAGAGCTACGTTCACAGGGTTATGATAGAAATGGGGCATGTGGATTTTGAAACGCCGATGAAGATCAGCGGCGGTTTTCTGATGTCCATGGGCATTCCTGCGGGAAAACTGATGGGCGAAATCATTGGCGATGTGCGGCCTAAGCTTGCGGCGAAAGAGATCCTGTCGCTGGAAGAGGCCGAAAAGTATATAAGAGAAAAATACTTATAA
- a CDS encoding metallophosphoesterase family protein, which produces MKILIISDTHTDSTAKLPAEIMKAAGECDAVIHAGDIVSFKLISELMSVCSLVYPVKGNMDPYYNDERLPETRLLTFEGVKIGVAHGTGSPAGIENRLLYTFPEADIIVFGHTHKPFWGEIGGVYFLNPGSPTNKRTEPFHTYAVLTIENGTFDAEIIRIIQ; this is translated from the coding sequence ATGAAGATACTTATAATATCAGATACGCACACCGATTCAACAGCAAAACTGCCCGCAGAGATAATGAAGGCCGCAGGAGAATGCGATGCGGTCATTCATGCGGGAGATATCGTCAGTTTCAAGCTGATAAGCGAGCTGATGTCGGTCTGTTCTCTGGTATATCCTGTGAAAGGGAACATGGATCCCTATTATAATGACGAACGCCTGCCGGAAACCCGCCTTCTGACATTTGAAGGGGTTAAGATAGGCGTTGCCCACGGAACAGGCAGTCCGGCGGGAATAGAGAACAGACTGCTTTACACCTTCCCCGAAGCGGATATAATAGTCTTCGGGCATACCCATAAACCCTTCTGGGGGGAGATCGGGGGAGTATATTTTCTGAACCCCGGAAGCCCGACAAACAAAAGAACCGAACCGTTTCATACATATGCGGTTCTGACAATAGAGAACGGCACTTTTGATGCCGAGATAATAAGGATAATACAATGA
- the hypB gene encoding hydrogenase nickel incorporation protein HypB — MKIVNVQEKILTKNEMKAAEMREKLKSVAVLNFVSSPGSGKTSTLEKVLVMLKDRYKIAVVEGDQQTTHDADRINATGVKAFQVNTGNACHLEAIDIERALETLGYDLDLLIIENVGNLVCPAEYDLGEDAKVVLLSVTEGDDKPAKYPVMTRAGSAYIINKIDLLPYVDFNVDKCIEYARGIQPELEFFTTSCRTGEGLDKVADYIERMILKKKGK; from the coding sequence ATGAAGATTGTTAATGTGCAGGAAAAAATACTCACCAAGAACGAGATGAAGGCCGCAGAGATGCGAGAGAAACTCAAATCCGTAGCGGTTCTCAACTTTGTTTCATCCCCCGGCAGCGGAAAGACCTCCACTCTGGAAAAAGTTCTGGTGATGCTTAAAGATAGATACAAAATAGCCGTTGTTGAGGGCGACCAGCAAACGACCCACGATGCGGACAGGATAAACGCCACGGGAGTTAAAGCGTTTCAGGTGAACACAGGAAACGCATGCCACCTTGAGGCGATAGACATCGAAAGGGCACTGGAAACTCTGGGCTACGACCTTGATCTGCTGATAATCGAAAACGTGGGCAACCTTGTTTGTCCTGCGGAATACGATCTGGGCGAGGATGCGAAGGTTGTTCTGCTCTCCGTTACCGAAGGGGACGACAAACCTGCCAAATACCCCGTTATGACCCGTGCAGGTTCGGCCTATATCATCAATAAGATAGACCTGCTCCCCTATGTGGATTTCAATGTGGACAAATGCATTGAATATGCAAGGGGCATTCAGCCTGAGCTTGAGTTCTTCACCACTTCATGCAGAACCGGAGAGGGGCTTGACAAAGTGGCTGACTACATCGAAAGAATGATCCTGAAGAAAAAAGGGAAATAG
- a CDS encoding YraN family protein, whose translation MLGLGGKGEKQAEKYLVSQGYEIVERNFRCKFGEIDIIARKGGVLVFVEVKTRSGSGFGMGFESVTQKKQEKLLLTAQAYMAGRPPTAARFDVVSIDSGKITHIQNAFGA comes from the coding sequence ATGCTGGGGCTTGGCGGAAAGGGCGAGAAACAGGCTGAGAAATACCTTGTTTCTCAGGGCTATGAGATAGTTGAGAGAAATTTCCGCTGTAAGTTCGGCGAGATAGACATAATAGCCCGAAAGGGGGGCGTTCTGGTGTTTGTTGAAGTGAAGACCAGAAGCGGTTCCGGTTTCGGAATGGGGTTTGAATCCGTGACGCAGAAAAAGCAGGAGAAGCTTCTGCTCACTGCGCAGGCATACATGGCGGGTCGGCCGCCCACAGCCGCACGGTTTGACGTTGTCTCAATAGACAGCGGCAAAATAACCCATATTCAGAATGCGTTCGGAGCATAA